The genomic DNA ACAGCACCGCCTGGCTGGACGTCGGCAACGACGGCTGGCGGCTGCCCATCCCCATGGAAAAAGGCGACACCGGCTGGGCGTTTAACATCGCCGCCGGTGAGGATGAGATCCTGACCCGCGCCATTGGCCGCAACGAGCTTTCGGCCATTGCAGCGATGCACGCCTATGTCGATGCCCAGGAAGATTACTATCAGCTGAACCACGCCTGGGCGCAGAAAATTATCAGCAGCGATGGGAAAAAAGATGGCCTCTACTGGCCCATCAAGCCGGGAGAGAACCCGAGTCCGCTGGGGCCAAACTTCAGCCCCGCGATGCCGGGTGAAGGCTATCACGGCTACCATTACCGCATTATCGCCGACGGTGATAAGGGCGAAGTCGCCCTGCTGGCCTGGCCGGTTGAGTGGGGACAAACGGGCGTCATGAGCTTTATGGTCGATAAGACCGACCGAGTTTATGAAGCCAACTTAGGCGCGGAGACAGCGCAAAAAGCGCAGGCTATTACCCAGTTCTCGCCGGACTCCAGCGTCGGCTGGCAGGCGGTAGCAGAATAAAAAAAGCGGCCCTTGGGCCGCTTGTCTCATTCCGGTCACCCGGAGAAAATTACTTCTTCTTCGCTTTCGGGTTTGGCAGGTCGGTAATGCTACCTTCAAAGATTTCTGCTGCCAGGCCAACAGACTCGTGCAGAGTCGGGTGAGCGTGGATGGTCAGCGCGATATCTTCAGCGTCACAACCCATTTCGATCGCCAGACCGATTTCGCCCAGCAGCTCGCCGCCGTTGGTACCGACAATCGCACCACCGATAACACGGTGAGATTCTTTGTCGAAAATCAGTTTGGTCATACCGTCTGCGCAGTCGGAAGCGATAGCACGGCCAGAAGCAGCCCACGGGAAGGTGGCGGTTTCATAGCTGATGCCTTTCTCTTTCGCTTCTTTCTCAGTCAGACCTACCCAAGCAACTTCTGGATCGGTATACGCAATGGATGGAATCACTTTCGGATCGAAGTAGTGTTTCTGGCCGGCGATAACTTCAGCAGCAACGTGACCTTCATGAACACCTTTGTGCGCCAGCATCGGCTGACCGACGATATCGCCGATAGCAAAGATGTGCGGTACGTTGGTACGCAGCTGTTTGTCGACGTGGATGAAGCCACGCTCGTCAACTTCTACGCCAGCTTTGCCCGCGTCGAGGTTTTTACCGTTTGGTACGCGACCGATAGCCACCAGCACGGCGTCATAACGCTGTGCTTCTGAAGGTGCTTTTTTGCCTTCCATGGAAACGTAGATACCGTCTTCTTTTGCTTCAACGGCGGTCACTTTGGTTTCCAGCATCAGGTTGAATTTCTTGCTGATACGTTTGGTGAAGACTTTAACGATGTCTTTGTCGGCAGCCGGGATAACCTGGTCGAACATTTCAACCACGTCAATCTCTGAACCCAGCGCATGGTACACGGTACCCATTTCCAGACCGATGATGCCACCGCCCATAACCAGCAGGCGTTTTGGCACTTCTTTCAGTTCCAGTGCGTCTGTGGAGTCCCAAACGCGTGGGTCTTCATGTGGAATGAATGGCAGTTCAATCGGACGGGAACCCGCCGCGATGATAGCGTTGTCGAAGTTGATGACGGTTTTACCGTTCTCGCCTTCCACTTCCAGGGTGTTTGCCCCGGTGAATTTACCCAGACCGTTTACCACTTTCACTTTACGGCCTTTGGCCATACCCGCCAGACCACCGGTCAGCTGAGTGATAACTTTCTCTTTCCAGGTACGAATTTTGTCGATATCGGTTTTCGGCTCGCCGAAGACGATACCGTGTTCAGCCAGCGATTTGGCTTCTTCGATAACTTTTGCAACGTGCAGCAGTGCTTTAGAAGGGATACAGCCAACGTTCAGACAAACACCACCGAGGGTGCTGTAACGTTCTACAATTACGGTTTCCAGACCTAAATCAGCGCAACGGAATGCAGCAGAGTAGCCCGCAGGACCTGCCCCAAGTACCACGACCTGAGTTTTAATTTCAGTACTCATCATGACCTCTATCATTTGTATCCGGCGGTCTGACGTTATAGTTATTACGCCCATCATCCACCGGGACGTTCTATCCGCGTGTATTTTACAAAATTGTTAACAATTTTTAAACAACAAACGGCAAACGATTTTGTCCTTTGTTGCTGATAACCCCTAACCACTCCGAGGTTACCAGAAAAAAGCCGGCCGTCAGGCCGGCTTTTTTATTACATCACCAGACGGCGAATGTCAGACAGCATGTTGTTGATGATGGTGATAAAGCGCGCACCATCCGCACCGTCGATTACGCGGTGGTCGAAGGAAAGAGAAATTGGCATCATCAGACGCGGCATAAACTCTTTACCGTTCCACACTGGCTCCATAGAGGACTTGGAGACACCGAGGATCGCCACTTCCGGCGCGTTAACAATCGGCGCGAAGTGGGTCGTACCCAGGCCACCGATGCTGGAGATGGTGAAGCAACCGCCCTGCATTTCGCCAGCGGTCAGCTTGCCATCACGCGCTTTCTTGGAGATCACGGTCAGTTCACGAGACAGCTCGGTAATGCTCTTCTTGTTCACGTCTTTGAAGACTGGAACAACCAGACCATTTGGCGTATCAACCGCCACACCGATGTTGATGTATTTCTTCAGGGTCAGGCGCTGACCATCTTCAGACAGAGAGCTGTTGAAGCGCGGCATCTGTTCCAGAGCGGCGGCAACGGCTTTCATGATGAAGACCACTGGGGTGAATTTCACGTCCAGTTTACGTTTTTCAGCTTCGGCGTTCTGCTGTTTACGGAACGCTTCCAGATCGGTGATATCGGTCTTATCGAAGTGAGTAACGTGCGGGATCATCACCCAGTTACGGCTCAGGTTAGCACCCGAGATTTTCTGGATACGGCCCAGTTCCACTTCTTCGATTTCACCAAACTTGCTGAAGTCCACTTTCGGCCAAGGCAGCATGCCCGGGATACCGCCGCCAGCGGCTGCAGCCGGAGCCGCTTCAGCACGCTTGATAGCGTCTTTCACGTAAGCCTGAACGTCTTCACGCAGGATACGACCTTTACGGCCAGAACCTTTCACTTTCGCCAGGTTCACACCGAATTCGCGCGCCAGGCGACGAATCAGCGGAGTGGCGTGAACGTAAGCGTCGTTCTCAGCGAACTCGGTTTTACCTTCAGCCTTCGCAGCCGGTGCGGCAGCAGGTTTAGCAGCCTGAGCCGGTGCAGCAGCAGGAGCTGGAGCCGCCGCGGCAGCTGGAGCAGCAGGTGCTGCGCCTTCCACTTCGAAGACCATAATCAGAGAACCGGTTTTGACTTTGTCGCCGGTGCTGATTTTGATTTCTTTTACGGTACCTGCGAACGGTGCCGGAACTTCCATAGAGGCTTTGTCGCCTTCTACGGTGATCAGTGACTGCTCAGCGGCAATTTTATCGCCCACTTTCACCATCACTTCGGTCACTTCAACTTCGTCACCGCCGATGTCCGGTACGTTAACGTCTTTCGAGCCAGAAGCCGCCGGAGCCGCTGCTGCTGCCGGAGCGGCAGCCTGAGCCGGTGCAGCAGCAGGCGCTGCGCCCGCCACTTCGAAGACCATAATCAGGGAGCCGGTGGACACTTTGTCGCCGGTGTTGATT from Klebsiella sp. WP3-W18-ESBL-02 includes the following:
- the aceF gene encoding pyruvate dehydrogenase complex dihydrolipoyllysine-residue acetyltransferase — translated: MAIEINVPDIGADEVEITEILVKVGDKVEAEQSLITVEGDKASMEVPSPQAGIVKEIKVSVGDKTETGKLIMIFDSADGAAAAAPAKAEEKKEAAPAAAPAAAAAKDVHVPDIGGDEVEVTEIMVKVGDTVAAEQSLITVEGDKASMEVPAPFAGVVKEIKINTGDKVSTGSLIMVFEVAGAAPAAAPAQAAAPAAAAAPAASGSKDVNVPDIGGDEVEVTEVMVKVGDKIAAEQSLITVEGDKASMEVPAPFAGTVKEIKISTGDKVKTGSLIMVFEVEGAAPAAPAAAAAPAPAAAPAQAAKPAAAPAAKAEGKTEFAENDAYVHATPLIRRLAREFGVNLAKVKGSGRKGRILREDVQAYVKDAIKRAEAAPAAAAGGGIPGMLPWPKVDFSKFGEIEEVELGRIQKISGANLSRNWVMIPHVTHFDKTDITDLEAFRKQQNAEAEKRKLDVKFTPVVFIMKAVAAALEQMPRFNSSLSEDGQRLTLKKYINIGVAVDTPNGLVVPVFKDVNKKSITELSRELTVISKKARDGKLTAGEMQGGCFTISSIGGLGTTHFAPIVNAPEVAILGVSKSSMEPVWNGKEFMPRLMMPISLSFDHRVIDGADGARFITIINNMLSDIRRLVM
- a CDS encoding DUF2950 family protein encodes the protein MKKQIQIALLALAMSPLMAWAQQTFSNPDQAASALVEAVSSKDDSALNRLFGDNWQQFLPPDGIDQDAVARFLRDWQLGHRIVMQNSTAWLDVGNDGWRLPIPMEKGDTGWAFNIAAGEDEILTRAIGRNELSAIAAMHAYVDAQEDYYQLNHAWAQKIISSDGKKDGLYWPIKPGENPSPLGPNFSPAMPGEGYHGYHYRIIADGDKGEVALLAWPVEWGQTGVMSFMVDKTDRVYEANLGAETAQKAQAITQFSPDSSVGWQAVAE
- the lpdA gene encoding dihydrolipoyl dehydrogenase; the protein is MSTEIKTQVVVLGAGPAGYSAAFRCADLGLETVIVERYSTLGGVCLNVGCIPSKALLHVAKVIEEAKSLAEHGIVFGEPKTDIDKIRTWKEKVITQLTGGLAGMAKGRKVKVVNGLGKFTGANTLEVEGENGKTVINFDNAIIAAGSRPIELPFIPHEDPRVWDSTDALELKEVPKRLLVMGGGIIGLEMGTVYHALGSEIDVVEMFDQVIPAADKDIVKVFTKRISKKFNLMLETKVTAVEAKEDGIYVSMEGKKAPSEAQRYDAVLVAIGRVPNGKNLDAGKAGVEVDERGFIHVDKQLRTNVPHIFAIGDIVGQPMLAHKGVHEGHVAAEVIAGQKHYFDPKVIPSIAYTDPEVAWVGLTEKEAKEKGISYETATFPWAASGRAIASDCADGMTKLIFDKESHRVIGGAIVGTNGGELLGEIGLAIEMGCDAEDIALTIHAHPTLHESVGLAAEIFEGSITDLPNPKAKKK